Proteins from one Sphingopyxis terrae subsp. terrae NBRC 15098 genomic window:
- a CDS encoding acyltransferase family protein, with amino-acid sequence MKQLDGVRGLAACAVAFGYHSKILFERAVFEDGWGGPVAAWLRDNGWTAVDLFFLLSGFVFAHVYRFGESLQSTRALADFTVARIARLYPLHLFMLVCCAATFWWMPYNNVGTFIAHLFMLQVFTEPVARTFDGPSWSISVEVFCYILFAAAAFAGRRAVLTVACTAILASGIVLLFDGHAGQPLTSANSIARGGFGFFIGVLLWRYRDRFARVPALVLVAIAVAGLLIPTGTANPVLPLTALTWPAALILALRTRFMGTAPLVWLGDRSYSIYLVNIPVADVLLRVAGKFRDWDYGLLSAHILFVAIVMLLSEFTYRYIERPGQRMIRDRWKSRRGQQAAAAV; translated from the coding sequence TTGAAGCAGCTTGACGGTGTGCGCGGGCTTGCCGCCTGCGCCGTCGCCTTCGGATATCATTCCAAGATATTGTTCGAACGCGCTGTTTTCGAAGACGGCTGGGGCGGTCCGGTAGCAGCGTGGCTGCGTGACAATGGCTGGACCGCAGTAGACCTGTTCTTCCTGCTATCGGGTTTCGTCTTCGCGCATGTTTACCGCTTCGGCGAGTCGCTGCAGTCGACGCGCGCACTTGCCGATTTCACCGTGGCGCGTATCGCGCGCCTCTACCCGCTTCACCTGTTCATGCTCGTCTGCTGCGCTGCAACCTTCTGGTGGATGCCGTATAACAACGTCGGTACCTTCATTGCGCATCTGTTCATGCTGCAGGTGTTTACGGAGCCGGTCGCGCGCACCTTCGATGGTCCATCCTGGTCGATCTCGGTCGAGGTTTTTTGCTATATTCTTTTCGCGGCGGCGGCTTTCGCGGGGCGACGGGCGGTCCTTACGGTCGCTTGCACCGCGATTCTGGCGAGCGGTATAGTGCTTCTTTTCGACGGGCACGCGGGCCAGCCGCTTACCTCCGCCAACAGCATCGCGCGTGGCGGCTTCGGCTTTTTCATCGGTGTGCTGCTGTGGCGCTACCGCGACCGTTTTGCGCGCGTTCCGGCGCTGGTGCTCGTGGCGATCGCCGTGGCGGGACTCCTGATCCCGACCGGGACAGCCAATCCGGTGCTGCCGCTCACCGCGCTGACCTGGCCGGCGGCGTTAATCTTGGCGCTGCGGACGCGCTTCATGGGAACAGCGCCGCTCGTGTGGCTCGGCGACCGCAGCTATTCGATCTATCTCGTCAATATTCCCGTCGCGGACGTGCTGTTGCGCGTCGCTGGCAAGTTCCGTGATTGGGACTACGGCCTGCTTTCGGCGCATATCCTCTTCGTCGCGATCGTCATGCTGCTGTCCGAATTCACCTATCGCTACATCGAACGTCCTGGCCAGCGGATGATCCGCGATCGCTGGAAGAGCCGGCGCGGCCAGCAGGCGGCCGCCGCCGTCTGA
- a CDS encoding acyl-CoA thioesterase — MSLSQDEIQARVARAREINAGVAAEKVVAAVARLFDLDPVPGVEDEFTYPALATTARDRIFGGQVIAQAMFAASRTVETGKQVHSLHAYFLRGGDETKPLHFRIHRDFDGRSFSNRRVVVRQDGKVIFNLTASFQIPAKGLSHQVPMPDLLPPEQCWDFTDFIAADPNISDRHLAHMARRRPFEVRSYRPPASAKATQHYQWFRVAAPIGDDPLLHRGFLAFASDMGLLSSAMLPHGVNFWTPGMVSTSLDHAMWFHDDIRVDDWFVFVMDSPWTGGDRGLCRGSIYRQDGTLIATVVQEGLVRYRPDAAR; from the coding sequence ATGAGTCTGAGTCAGGACGAGATTCAGGCCCGTGTTGCGCGCGCCCGCGAAATCAACGCGGGTGTTGCGGCCGAGAAGGTCGTCGCGGCGGTCGCGCGGCTGTTCGATCTCGACCCCGTGCCCGGCGTCGAGGATGAATTTACCTATCCCGCCCTTGCGACCACCGCGCGCGACCGGATTTTCGGCGGGCAGGTCATCGCGCAGGCGATGTTCGCGGCGTCGCGCACGGTCGAGACCGGAAAGCAGGTGCATTCGCTCCACGCATATTTCCTGCGTGGCGGCGACGAAACCAAACCGCTGCATTTCCGTATCCACCGCGATTTCGACGGGCGCAGCTTTTCGAACCGCCGTGTCGTCGTGCGCCAGGACGGCAAGGTGATCTTCAACCTGACCGCATCGTTCCAGATTCCGGCGAAAGGGCTGTCGCATCAGGTGCCGATGCCCGACCTGCTGCCGCCCGAGCAGTGCTGGGACTTCACCGATTTCATCGCTGCCGATCCCAATATTTCGGACCGCCATCTTGCCCATATGGCGCGGCGGCGGCCGTTCGAGGTGCGCAGCTATCGCCCGCCGGCTTCGGCCAAGGCGACGCAGCATTACCAGTGGTTCCGCGTCGCCGCGCCGATCGGCGACGATCCGCTGCTCCATCGCGGTTTCCTCGCTTTCGCATCCGACATGGGGCTTTTGTCGTCGGCGATGCTGCCGCACGGCGTCAACTTCTGGACGCCGGGCATGGTGTCGACCAGCCTCGATCATGCGATGTGGTTCCACGACGATATTCGCGTCGACGACTGGTTCGTGTTCGTGATGGACAGCCCGTGGACGGGCGGTGACCGCGGGCTGTGCCGCGGATCGATCTATCGCCAGGACGGCACGCTGATCGCAACCGTGGTGCAGGAAGGCCTGGTACGCTATCGCCCGGATGCCGCGCGATAG
- the rplA gene encoding 50S ribosomal protein L1, translated as MAKLTKKQKALEGKVDATKLHSIEDALKTVRELASAKFDETLEIAMNLGVDPRHADQMVRGVVTLPAGTGKDVKVAVFARGDNAEKALAAGADKVGAEDLMEDMLAGNLDYGRVIATPDMMGIVGRLGKTLGPKGLMPNPKLGTVTPNVAEAVKAAKGGQIEFRVEKAGIIHAGLGKLSFGEEKLRQNFDAFVDAIVKAKPAGAKGKYVRKIALSSSMGPGVKIDTADVAGA; from the coding sequence ATGGCAAAGCTGACCAAGAAGCAGAAGGCCCTCGAGGGCAAGGTCGACGCGACGAAGCTGCACAGCATCGAAGACGCGCTGAAGACCGTCCGTGAACTCGCTTCGGCGAAGTTCGACGAAACGCTCGAAATCGCGATGAACCTGGGCGTCGATCCGCGTCACGCCGACCAGATGGTCCGCGGCGTCGTCACGCTGCCCGCCGGTACCGGCAAGGACGTCAAGGTCGCGGTCTTCGCGCGCGGCGACAATGCCGAAAAGGCGCTGGCCGCCGGTGCCGACAAGGTCGGTGCCGAAGACCTGATGGAAGACATGCTCGCGGGTAACCTCGACTATGGCCGCGTCATCGCGACGCCGGACATGATGGGCATCGTCGGCCGCCTCGGCAAGACGCTGGGTCCGAAGGGCCTGATGCCGAACCCGAAGCTGGGCACCGTCACCCCGAACGTCGCCGAAGCGGTCAAGGCAGCCAAGGGCGGCCAGATCGAATTCCGCGTCGAAAAGGCCGGGATCATCCACGCGGGCCTCGGCAAGCTGTCGTTCGGCGAAGAAAAGCTCCGCCAGAATTTCGACGCGTTCGTCGACGCGATCGTCAAGGCCAAGCCGGCCGGTGCGAAGGGCAAATATGTCCGCAAGATCGCGCTGTCGTCGTCGATGGGCCCGGGCGTCAAGATCGACACCGCGGACGTCGCCGGCGCCTGA
- the rplK gene encoding 50S ribosomal protein L11 encodes MAKKISGYIKLQVPAGTANPSPPLGPALGQRGVNIMEFCKAFNAATDGMDKGTPTPTIITVFADKSFSFVTKTPPATYLIKKAANLKSGSKEPGKISGGKIARSKLAEIAEIKMKDLNANDIEQATKIIEGSARSMGLEVTEG; translated from the coding sequence ATGGCCAAGAAGATCAGCGGCTATATCAAGCTGCAGGTGCCCGCCGGCACCGCCAACCCCTCGCCGCCGCTCGGGCCGGCGCTGGGTCAGCGCGGCGTCAACATCATGGAATTCTGCAAGGCGTTCAACGCCGCGACCGACGGCATGGACAAGGGCACCCCGACCCCGACCATCATCACCGTCTTTGCGGACAAGAGCTTCTCGTTCGTCACCAAGACGCCCCCGGCGACCTACCTCATCAAGAAGGCCGCGAACCTGAAGTCGGGTTCGAAGGAGCCCGGCAAGATCAGCGGCGGCAAGATCGCGCGCTCGAAGCTCGCCGAGATCGCCGAGATCAAGATGAAGGATCTGAACGCCAACGACATCGAACAGGCGACCAAGATCATCGAAGGCAGCGCCCGCTCGATGGGCCTCGAAGTGACGGAGGGCTGA